A window of the Tepidisphaeraceae bacterium genome harbors these coding sequences:
- a CDS encoding ABC transporter ATP-binding protein, with translation MSQSPRASSSPSKIVSAEGESGLPANLKGQLNGQLTGQSVVAWSEFDIDARGRYQQQYVVLTERQLLIFSGSAPASAVDIATIESAKIAEGMGVDRLNVIVGDKLLAELRYTKAHRRGMTKVHRKLERRLPSKQSPDEMPPEWLEQVEREAEKNEHCAKCGQLIPSYAEGVCPNCLQSRAILWRLIDVAKPYRSKIWIALSLTLVVAAMAVVPPYLTKRIVNDIEAGREYSNILRWCGLMAIAIVITESISAWRLLILSRVGTTITGDLRHMVYAHLHDLSLRYFAKRRTGSLITRVTNDTERLWDFIVFGSVNLIRDVAMIFFISAIMFWTNWRLAAVTLAPVPVLAIITYYRGKKMQRMFGRMWTYWSRLTGVVGDALPGVKVVKAFANEGREIERFDRRSNEFTAKEQEIHGVWTGMQALVSGLMRLGALIVWAVGGYLVLTNTSGQRGFDLGTLVMFTALVWQFYQPVMELANSNRMVTRAATSAQRVFEVLDTPPEIYSREGALSPDKLEGRVEFKQVSFSYEGTAPALREVSMVVEPREMIGLCGPSGAGKSTFVNLISRFYDPTDGQILLDGRDLRDYDVRWLRRQVGMVLQEPYLFHGTISDNIRYGNPDAGEAQIVAAAKAANAHDFVVGFPDGYDTMVGERGQSLSGGERQRISIARAILHNPRILILDEATSSVDTETEKQIQQALDRLVEGRTTIAIAHRLSTLQAADRLVVLEKGRVAEQGLHEELVDKPDGVYAKLHRTQAEMNAQVAIR, from the coding sequence ATGAGCCAGTCGCCGCGCGCGTCGTCGTCACCATCTAAGATCGTGTCCGCCGAGGGGGAATCCGGACTGCCAGCCAACCTGAAGGGGCAGCTGAACGGACAGCTTACGGGCCAGTCCGTCGTCGCGTGGAGCGAGTTCGACATCGACGCGCGCGGCCGATACCAGCAGCAGTACGTGGTGCTGACCGAACGGCAGCTGTTGATCTTCAGCGGTAGCGCCCCGGCGAGCGCGGTCGACATCGCGACGATCGAGTCGGCCAAGATCGCCGAGGGGATGGGCGTCGACCGGTTGAACGTGATCGTGGGCGACAAGCTGTTGGCCGAGCTGCGCTACACGAAGGCGCACCGCCGGGGCATGACCAAGGTGCACCGCAAGCTCGAGCGGCGGTTGCCGAGCAAGCAGAGCCCCGACGAGATGCCCCCCGAATGGCTGGAGCAGGTGGAGCGCGAGGCGGAGAAGAACGAGCACTGCGCCAAGTGCGGCCAGCTGATCCCGTCGTACGCCGAGGGCGTCTGCCCGAACTGCCTGCAGAGCCGGGCGATCTTGTGGCGGTTGATCGACGTGGCCAAGCCGTACCGGTCAAAGATCTGGATCGCGCTGAGCCTGACGCTGGTGGTGGCGGCGATGGCGGTGGTGCCGCCGTACCTGACGAAGCGCATCGTGAACGACATCGAAGCCGGCCGGGAATATTCGAACATCCTCCGCTGGTGCGGACTGATGGCGATCGCGATCGTCATCACCGAGTCGATCAGCGCCTGGCGGTTGCTGATCCTGTCGCGCGTGGGCACGACGATTACCGGCGACTTGCGCCACATGGTCTACGCGCACCTGCACGACCTGTCGCTGCGCTACTTCGCCAAGCGGCGGACGGGCAGTTTGATTACGCGGGTGACGAACGACACCGAGCGGCTGTGGGACTTCATCGTGTTCGGCAGCGTGAACCTGATCCGCGACGTGGCGATGATCTTCTTCATCTCGGCGATCATGTTCTGGACGAACTGGCGGCTGGCGGCCGTCACGCTGGCGCCGGTGCCGGTGCTGGCAATCATCACGTACTACCGCGGCAAGAAGATGCAGCGAATGTTCGGCCGCATGTGGACCTACTGGAGTCGGTTGACGGGCGTGGTGGGCGACGCGCTGCCGGGCGTGAAGGTCGTGAAGGCCTTCGCCAACGAGGGCCGTGAGATCGAACGCTTCGACCGGCGCAGCAACGAGTTCACCGCCAAGGAACAGGAGATCCACGGCGTCTGGACCGGCATGCAGGCGCTGGTGAGCGGACTGATGCGGCTGGGGGCGCTGATCGTCTGGGCGGTGGGCGGCTACCTGGTATTGACGAACACGAGCGGCCAGCGCGGCTTTGACTTGGGCACGCTGGTGATGTTCACGGCACTCGTCTGGCAGTTCTATCAACCCGTGATGGAACTGGCCAACAGCAACCGCATGGTGACGCGGGCCGCCACCAGTGCGCAGCGCGTGTTCGAGGTGCTGGATACGCCGCCGGAGATCTACTCGCGCGAGGGGGCGTTGTCGCCGGACAAGCTCGAGGGGCGCGTGGAGTTCAAGCAGGTCAGTTTCAGCTATGAAGGGACGGCCCCGGCGCTGCGCGAGGTGAGCATGGTCGTCGAGCCCCGCGAAATGATCGGCCTGTGCGGGCCCAGCGGGGCAGGCAAGAGCACGTTCGTGAACCTGATCAGCCGGTTCTACGACCCGACGGATGGTCAGATTCTGCTGGATGGTCGCGATTTGCGGGACTACGACGTGCGCTGGCTCCGCCGGCAGGTGGGCATGGTGCTGCAGGAGCCGTACCTGTTCCACGGCACGATCTCCGACAACATCCGCTACGGCAACCCCGACGCTGGCGAAGCGCAAATCGTCGCAGCGGCCAAGGCGGCCAACGCGCATGATTTCGTAGTGGGTTTCCCTGATGGTTACGACACCATGGTCGGCGAGCGCGGGCAGAGCCTGTCGGGTGGCGAGCGCCAACGCATCAGCATTGCGCGGGCGATCCTACACAACCCACGAATCCTCATCCTAGACGAGGCCACGAGCAGCGTTGACACTGAGACCGAGAAGCAGATTCAGCAGGCGCTCGATCGGCTGGTCGAGGGTCGCACGACGATCGCGATCGCCCATCGGTTAAGCACGTTACAAGCCGCCGACCGGTTAGTAGTGCTGGAGAAGGGGCGCGTCGCCGAGCAGGGCCTGCACGAGGAACTGGTGGACAAGCCGGACGGTGTCTACGCGAAGCTGCACAGGACGCAGGCAGAAATGAACG